From Sphaerochaeta sp., a single genomic window includes:
- a CDS encoding FAD-dependent monooxygenase: protein MNTTVRLRLSPRDAGDDERLRKLVAKAAGVNEQDISGMRIIRSSIDARRRDVIIDREIQVFSGEEPSPAWEKTVYQSVGNKKPVIIVGSGPAGLFCALRLLEIGIRPIVLERGNDVEQRKLDIARMVRSGRTNPESNYGFGEGGAGAFSDGKAVHPQRQTGGCLQGALPVLSDGSGRINPLGSPAAHRLGQVAPGGGGNAQDDHRLRRGRAVRPKGHFLPDPCRQSGRREDGEG from the coding sequence ATGAATACTACCGTACGGCTTCGTCTTTCCCCGCGGGATGCAGGGGATGATGAGCGGCTCAGAAAGCTTGTCGCCAAAGCGGCGGGCGTGAACGAACAGGATATATCAGGGATGCGGATCATCCGCTCATCCATCGACGCGCGTCGACGGGATGTCATCATTGACCGGGAGATACAGGTGTTTTCCGGCGAAGAACCTTCTCCTGCGTGGGAGAAGACCGTCTACCAGTCAGTGGGGAACAAGAAGCCGGTGATCATCGTCGGCAGCGGTCCCGCCGGACTGTTCTGCGCCCTCCGGCTCCTGGAGATCGGCATCCGTCCCATCGTGTTGGAACGGGGCAATGATGTCGAGCAACGCAAGCTGGACATCGCCCGGATGGTACGTTCCGGCCGGACCAACCCGGAATCCAACTATGGTTTCGGGGAAGGGGGAGCCGGCGCGTTCTCCGACGGGAAAGCTGTTCACCCGCAGCGACAAACGGGGGGATGTCTCCAAGGTGCTCTCCCAGTTCTGTCAGATGGGAGCGGACGAATCAATCCTTTGGGAAGCCCGGCCGCACATCGGCTCGGACAAGTTGCCCCAGGTGGTGGCGGAAATGCGCAAGACGATCATCGCCTGCGGCGGGGACGTGCAGTTCGGCCAAAAGGTCACTTCCTTCCTGATCCATGCCGGCAAAGTGGTCGGCGTGAAGACGGAGAAGGGTGA
- a CDS encoding TolC family protein, with product MTKRHTVMLLCLALVLPPLFGSELTLADAISAAKENNGTVKVATLQLQQSIRSTETNAYLPSLELEAGLSASGSIINQSFSSTYAIGGVSWSLSTSSLATSKQSKEITKQKANVTYQSTLNTVTSNVTTAYWNVVAASLSLESAQNTLQSAQQALETAKTKYEAGKASTLAVSQAEVTESDAEYAVLVAQQTLDSARTTLSNLIGTTGDWTYEDMPDAITLATLDSLLAKLPQTNAMKSYQLAIDTANLSKKTTTATYVSPSVNVSASTKLGGTLYSTASSNPTFADTTSVSVTVSLPLDHYLSSSSAAVALDNAEYEVKIATQNYANALSSLRSSVTSAYASLTQATANLDKLGKHLTLAQQQLELVKASYEAGKSSYSDYQSAMLSVENAKLSILQQKLNYTIALYDLSSLLESDIAALQA from the coding sequence ATGACAAAAAGACATACAGTCATGTTATTATGTCTTGCATTGGTCCTCCCTCCCTTGTTCGGGTCAGAGCTCACCCTTGCGGATGCCATCTCAGCTGCGAAGGAAAACAACGGTACGGTCAAAGTGGCCACGTTGCAATTGCAGCAAAGCATCAGGAGTACGGAAACCAACGCGTATCTTCCTTCGTTGGAACTGGAAGCTGGCCTTTCCGCTTCCGGAAGCATCATCAACCAGAGCTTCTCATCCACCTATGCCATCGGAGGGGTCAGCTGGTCGCTGAGCACCTCTTCCCTTGCAACCTCCAAGCAAAGCAAGGAGATTACCAAACAGAAGGCCAACGTCACCTATCAGTCGACGCTGAACACCGTCACCAGCAACGTGACGACCGCCTATTGGAACGTCGTCGCGGCGAGTCTCTCCTTGGAGAGCGCGCAGAATACCCTGCAGTCAGCCCAACAGGCGCTTGAGACGGCCAAAACGAAATATGAGGCAGGAAAAGCGTCCACGCTTGCCGTCAGTCAGGCGGAAGTGACGGAAAGCGACGCGGAATACGCCGTTCTTGTCGCACAACAGACACTGGACAGCGCCCGTACGACGCTTTCCAACCTGATCGGCACCACCGGAGATTGGACGTATGAGGACATGCCGGATGCCATCACGTTGGCGACACTGGACAGTCTGCTTGCCAAACTTCCCCAGACCAACGCCATGAAAAGCTACCAGCTGGCCATTGACACTGCAAACCTGAGCAAGAAGACGACCACGGCAACCTACGTCAGCCCGAGCGTCAACGTCAGCGCCAGCACCAAGTTGGGTGGGACACTGTACAGCACCGCTTCCTCCAATCCTACCTTCGCAGACACCACCTCGGTCTCCGTCACCGTTTCCCTGCCGCTGGACCATTACCTCTCATCGTCCAGCGCCGCGGTTGCGTTGGACAATGCCGAGTATGAGGTGAAGATCGCCACACAGAACTACGCCAACGCCCTTTCGTCACTGCGCTCCTCAGTGACCAGCGCCTATGCGTCGCTCACCCAGGCGACGGCCAACCTGGACAAACTGGGAAAGCATCTGACCCTGGCCCAACAGCAGCTCGAACTGGTCAAAGCCAGTTATGAGGCGGGAAAATCAAGTTATTCGGATTATCAGAGCGCCATGCTCTCCGTGGAGAACGCCAAGCTCTCCATCCTGCAGCAGAAACTCAACTATACCATCGCTTTGTATGATCTCTCCTCGTTGCTGGAGAGTGACATCGCCGCGTTACAGGCGTAA
- a CDS encoding efflux RND transporter periplasmic adaptor subunit: protein METKKSSVGSKIVTIILLGICVYLAAIIGMKYTSTKKDSQQGQDMNAQSQETKTVNVSVETLQPTTFTRTSTVGAELSSSMDTIDLYSSEVAGKLTALNIAVGDVIKAGDVIATVDPSSPGEQYKPSNVTAPIGGTIYSVDSYVGQTITTSTVLGTIGSAGDLQVVVNLSERFLSTVSVGMKATFTTMAWPDEPFDATITSISPKINASNRTFQVTLSIDKPDQRLKEGMYVKLKLIIEQVDNAIVVPTKAISTYLGNSVVFIADGTTAKRVQVTLGSANDSETVITSGLASGDSLITAGSVTDGSTIAVVEGENE from the coding sequence ATGGAAACCAAGAAATCATCTGTCGGAAGCAAAATCGTAACGATTATTCTGTTGGGCATCTGTGTCTACCTGGCAGCCATCATCGGCATGAAGTACACCAGCACCAAGAAAGATTCCCAACAAGGACAGGACATGAATGCCCAGAGTCAGGAGACCAAGACGGTCAATGTCAGTGTGGAGACGCTGCAACCAACCACATTCACCCGCACCTCCACCGTCGGAGCGGAGCTTTCCAGCAGCATGGATACGATTGACCTGTACTCCAGTGAAGTCGCCGGAAAGCTCACCGCACTGAACATCGCCGTCGGCGATGTGATCAAGGCGGGAGATGTGATCGCCACCGTCGATCCTTCCAGCCCGGGAGAACAGTACAAGCCCAGCAACGTCACCGCGCCCATCGGCGGGACGATTTACTCGGTGGACAGCTACGTCGGACAGACCATCACCACCTCCACCGTGCTGGGAACCATAGGATCGGCGGGAGACCTTCAGGTGGTCGTCAATCTCAGCGAGCGGTTCCTGTCCACCGTCAGCGTTGGAATGAAGGCGACATTCACCACCATGGCGTGGCCTGATGAGCCGTTTGACGCGACGATCACCTCGATCAGCCCGAAGATCAACGCCAGCAACCGCACATTCCAGGTGACGCTTTCCATCGACAAGCCGGATCAGCGGTTGAAGGAAGGCATGTACGTCAAACTCAAGTTGATCATCGAACAGGTGGACAACGCCATCGTCGTACCGACCAAGGCGATCAGCACGTACCTGGGCAACTCCGTCGTCTTCATCGCCGATGGCACCACAGCCAAGCGGGTCCAGGTGACACTCGGCTCGGCCAATGACTCGGAGACGGTCATCACCAGTGGCCTTGCCTCAGGCGACAGCCTGATCACCGCCGGTTCGGTGACGGACGGCAGCACCATTGCCGTCGTAGAGGGAGAGAACGAATGA